The window GCCGGCAAAGAAATCTTCTTAAAAGCTGTTGCGCAGGCTATCCATGTCTTCTGTATGAGTGCCTTCATGATCCCTCTATCCCTATGCGAAGAGCTTCAGCGTATGATGAACTCCTTCTGGTGGGGTTCGAATCTAGAGGGAAGAAAACGGATTCACTGGGCTTCTTAGCCTAAATTATGTGAACGAAAAGAAGTTGGTGGAATGGGATTCAGACACCTCCACTCTTTCAATCTTGCTATGTTATATCGGCAGGCTTAGCATCTCGTGACTAGACCAGATACGTTATTTTGCATAAttctcaaagctaaatatttctcATGAGGAGATTTTCTTTCATCAAACTTGGGCTCAAACCCCAGAATGATATGGCGTGGTATCTGGAGCTCCCGGGATGTTCTGTTGTAGGGACTTCGGAAGAGAATTGGAAATGGTATGGAGATAAACGTCTGGCGCGACCCTTGGATTAGTGACTCTGGGAACTTCCGAATCCGATCTCCTTCTACGGAAGGACTTGAGCTGATGACTGTTTCTGAGTTACGATTGCCGAACCAGTGTAGTTGGGATGTACAACTCCTTCAAACTCTTTTCTACCCTGCTGATGTTCGTTCAATCCGATCTTTGCTTGCAGGTAGTCTAGATGTGAATGATTCGTATATGTGGTATTTTGACAAGAAAGGAGTTTTCTCGGTTAAATCAGCCTATCGACTGGCTTGGGTGAACCACGGTGAAAGTTCTGATGTTCATGATCCAGCCACCTGGACTAAGGTATGGTCTTTCCCTCTCCTACCGCGTGTAAAATTACTCGTATGGCGTTTATGCCAAAATTACCTTTCGCTGCGCGAGAATTTACGATCGAAAGGCCTGGCGGTTGATAGTTCCTGTGGTTTGTGCGGGTCTGATATTGAACACTCTATACACTTATTCGTCGATTGTGATTATGCGGTTCGTCTCTGGCAAGCTATGGGTATTGAAACTTTTCAACCGGATGCAGACTATTTCATTGATTGGTTTGAGAAATGTTTGAATTCTTTCTCCCGAGAGGAATGCCACCGACTGTGCATGGGGCTTTGGGAACTTTGGATTCAGCGGAATGCCCGCCTTTGGAATGATGGTCATACACTGGCTCATGTTGCTGCTAAATTAAGTTTGGAGTTCTTGAGACACTTCACAGCAGCCTAGGAACACCTTATGGCGCCCATTTCTGCACGCTGCAACACCCGCTGGTCACGACCAAGCCTGGAGGCCttcaaactcaacattgatgTTGCATGCCCAGTGGGGGATGCTGTTATTGGATACGGGGGCGTGGTTCGGGATCACAATGGTCATTTTGTGGAAGCCTACGCAGGGCGGCTGGATGGTTTTTTCTCTCCCAGGATGGCGGAAGCTCTTGGCCTGCTAAAAGCTCTACAGTATCTGCAGAACCGAGGTCGTTCGCGAGTGGTAATTGAAATGGATGCTGCGGAAGTGGTACAGGCGTTTCAGCATGAGCCCAGGGACCTGACTGAGTTCGGCATTATTATCTCAATGTGTAGACGGATTTTTACTTCTCTCTCGGAGGTCCAGATTCGCCCTATTCGTCGAACTGCTAATAACGTCGCCCATTTGTTAGCTAGTAAGGGGTTAGACACTCACAATGATCTGTTATAGCATACTGAACCCGTTTTTTTAAGCGTTCTGTTCTGATTACTTATCTTAATAATATCTTTAGTCTGTTTtacttcaaaacaaaaagaaggtAAGATATGACAAATTGTCTAAAAAATTATCTTATCGTGTGCATTGCATAAGGTTCCACGCtagttttaaattaaattattatttttatgaaaatgttaaataaattttttttgaagttaaataattattaaaacatataaaTAAGTGAAAAAAGGTTCAAATTTTGTAAATGAGATTTATGTGgttaaaaagaaagagaaaaatatGGTCCTCAGATATTTTGAGTGAATTTCAAACAACAAAATATACGAATCAGCAGAATTATAGAAGTTACCAGAAATTCGGTTGGTATAGTCTAAATAAAAGGTTGAATATTAtttagaaaggaaaataaaataaataatggaAAGCAAAAAGGACGGGGTGGTGGCTGGAAAGTCCTTAAAAAAGCATGTGTATTTTGGTAATTTGATATACCATCAACAACTACTCCATATATAAGAGGAGGCGGCTCTCATTTAAGTAGCTTTTCAATTTATAGCCCATCTTTCATCTCTgcaaattatatgtatatacacCTTTCTCTCATTCAGATTTTCTCCACAAAAACCTTCCTCGCCGCTACTTGATAGGTAAACCGGACCTCTTTCTCACTTTtccttttaaaaaattatattccaTGGTTTTAGTTTGTATTGTAATTTGCAATCCCTTTGCCCTTAAGCAGATTCTCCTAATGTTTTAGGTTATGATTAGGTCTCATATCTTTCAGTTTCTTCTTTTGATCTATATCACATTTCGGTAATCATCATTTCAGATTCCTCTTTCATGATTTTAATATGCTTTTATGTTTTCTACGAATGTAACTTCATATTTGTGTTCGCGTTGAGGATTTTCTTTATGCGTGAGTTTTAGTATTTCCATATGTGGTTAATCAAGATCCGGACATTTCTTGAATTTGTTGGTGGTTTTTGAGTTTTTACTTTGCAATTGCAAAAAAATAGAGTGTATTATCTCTAAAATTAGGCATTGCCTTTTATTTTTGGCattctgaaattaatcaattgCAAATAAATAGTGTATTATCTCTGAAATTGGTCACTGCTTATTATTTTTGGCATTCTAATTTCCACGGGAAATGGTaatgttttcatatttttataattggatatagttttaattttctttatatTTTCTACCTTTTTAGACGTTTAttgcattttattttttctgctTATTGAAATTCAGAGATGTGTAGACTaactataaaatttaatattgtaGCAATAACATGTAAATCAGCATtcatatatgttattttaaCATGATGAGAATTTTTCTGCTGATACCACATTGTCCATGGTTTGCATCATCAACATTTGCTACCTCCTTTGAAGTGTTGTATTTGTGTCTCATCTGTCTCGAAATAAACTTTTCCTTAGTTTCAGTCCTCATTTGGTTGAGTTGCATTATCAGGAGACATGTTCTTGTTGAAATTTATGTTTTGGATTTCTATTAATCATAGGCCTTGTTTGCCagaaaatatttttctgattttccggtgtttgttTGCTTAGTAAAATAAGTCAACGGAAAATTTTAGGttagtcaacagaaaaatatactaataaagtgaggaaaatgttttaccctttggaaaagagtaaaacatttttctaaGTCCTTTAGAACCCTACTCTATTCCTTGTTACCCCTTTGAAAACAGTAGCCGCCCGCCACTTCTTTCTGTTTTCCGGTGTTGTTTCCAAACAAtggaaatattttattttcctacaaaaaaaaattacttaacCAATATTTTCTGTCAAAAAAACAGGCCATAATAACCTTCTTTTTTCTCTTATATTCAGGTGAAGATTTTATTGGACTTACTGGTTGGTCGAAACGGAAATATCTTCTGCTCTTTTTTTCAAATCTTCCAAAAgtttatcaaaaaaatcagGGAATGCTGAAAGATGTATTTAAAATTCAGAATCTCTTCCTCTGATGTTGACGAGGTCTTAGCTCCAGGTGGGCTATCCTTGTGTATCCTCTATGAGACTGAATATTTAACTTGTAGCACATTTCAGTTCTGTGCTCTAATGCGCAGTCCGATTACTAGTAGAGGAGTGCATGCAATGTCAAAGCATGATGTTTGTGAGGACGGTTGATCTTTTAATCTGTTGAGATCAACTTCTTAAATATCTATATCAGAAGTAGACATTAGCAGATATAGTAGCTTTTCTTTTGTTTCAAACGTTGTAGCTTGAAATGGAAACCAAAGGGCATGTATTGATGCAGAAATATGAAATTGGCAAATTGTTGGGCCAAGGAACATTTGCGAGGGTCCACCATGCAAGGGATCTTCGAAATGGAAGGAGTGTTGCTATCAAGATCATTGACAAAGAGAAGGTATTTAAGGTTGGAATGATTGAGCAGATTAAGCGCGAAATTTCTGTGATGAGACTGATTAGACATCCAAATGTTGTAGAACTTTATGAGGTTTTGGCCACCAAAACCAGGATTTACTTTGTTATGGAATATGTTAAAGGTGGTGAGTTGTTCAACAAGGTAGCCAAAGGGAAGCTAAGGGAGGATGTGGCTCGGAAATATTTTCAACAGCTTATCAGTGCAGTTGATTATTGCCATAGTAGAGGAGTCTGTCACCGTGATTTGAAACCTGAAAATCTGTTGTTGGATGAGAATGGGAATCTGAAGGTTTCAGATTTTGGATTAAGCTCCCTTGCAGAATGTAAGCGTCAAGATGGTTTGCTCCATACTACATGTGGGACTCCTGCATATGTTGCTCCAGAAGTGATAATCCGAAAAGGATATGATGGATCGAAAGCTGATATTTGGTCTTGTGGAGTGATCTTATTTGTTCTGATGGCAGGATATCTACCATTCCATGATACGAATCTCATGGAGATGTATAAGAAGATTGGGAAAGCTGAGTTTAAATTCCCCAATTGGTTTCCACCTGAAGTACGCAAGCTTCTATCAAAGATCCTGGATCCAAACCCTAAAAAAAGAATATCCATGGCGAAAATAATGGAAAACTATTGGTTCTGTAAGGGGCTAGAATCCCGACCTCTTGTTGTTGAGATGGAGACAAAAGAACCAGCTCCTCTAGTAGGCTGTGATGCAATATTCAATGAGAATGAGAGTAGCTGCACTTTGACAGAGTCGAAGCAAGAAGTGGTGAAGCCTTGTAACTTGAATGCCTTTGATATCATCTCCTACTCTTCTGGTTTTGACTTGTCCGGCTTGTTTGAAgagaaatataaaaagaaagaagtCCGGTTCACTGCAAACAAGCCAGTGGCAGTTATCATCTCGAAACTTGAAGAAATTGCCAAGGGTTTGAGGCTGAAAATAAAGAAGCGGGATGGCGGGTTATTAAAAATGGAGGGTACAAAAGCAGGAAGGAAAGGAGTATTGGGCGTTGATGCAGAAATCTTTGAGATCACACCTGTTTTCCATTTGGTGGAAATGAAAAAATCGAGTGGAGATACAATGGAATATGAGAAGGTATTGAAAGAAGAGATCAGACCTGGACTGAAGGATGTTGTTTGGAGTTGGCAAGGagagcagcagcagcagcagcaggtAGAACCAGAACCagaacaagaacaagaacaacCGGAGCCACAACCGTCTCATCCTTATGCATTAAATGTTATACCATGAAATGTTGGCAGCAACAATGCAGCTCCAGTTCTTGCAACCATGACATTTCGCAGTTATTGTgtactttctttctttattgCCTTTGTTGAAAAAGCGTTTATCATTGTGAGTCTTAAGTATATATAACCTATTGGTATTGTTGGAAGTATGCTTTAATTAGATGTGTGTTCTGTTTGTTGGCTGAATTTAAGCATATTCATATTCAGCACCTGTAACTTCTTAGCCTTGTTTGAACAACAATTATCAATTTGAGTCCAGAATACTTTAATTAAGATGTTTTCTGTTTTCTGGCTGAATTTAATCATATACCACTCATCATGTGGTATTGTTTTGATTTGTGAATATCACCATTGAATAAAAGACTATTTTAGCCTTCTCTTATATGGTCCATATGTTTTAGTTGCATCTttcctttatttctttttgtgaTTCTGAAAATACTTGTCATTTTAAAAACAAGTATGTCCTTACATTTGATGttgataataatataattaacaaaGTGATTTGTCTTCTGaaaatgttaattatattttagtGTAACACTATAATTAAAACATTTCAATAACTTTTTGTTTTTAGCACAAAGGAGCAgataacaattaaaatcatttaTAGATGGCTTGAAATAGAACTTGTCCATAATGCTTGATTGACaacctaaacttttaaagtgttcttATAGTCCCTATCAACTTTCATTCATAAAATGTCCAgttagctccttgaacttgtgtaaaatgtaatcaattaattacgcaattgcaaaaaagtaaattaaatgcgtaagatgtattgcacgcatcttaaaataAGTAAAATGACCAAAGTCGGGGTAATGTGATGCGGCTTACTTTTTTGCACctaaatgattaattgattacgttttacgcaagtttaggggggctaactaaacattttatataagttgaAGGGGCTATCGAGATACTTTAAAAATTCAGAAGGTCAATCAACTGTTTTGGGCAAATTCAAGGAGGCAAGcggtgtattaagcctttatagATTCATgcacacataaaaaaaaaggaaaattatgTTTTGCAATATggcatttttattttgttgttttgacCTTTAGTGAATAAATGATACATCAtctatttcaaaataattgtcacatttgaccaaaTCACACATATTAAGAAAATGATTTGCATTAAATTTATGGAACATAgactataatatttttttatctctcTTTATTAATAATTCTCATTTTGTATGTACTCATTAAATTGAGCCACTCTCCATacattgaaaatttaaaataacaaaaaatccAATTAATAGTAAGTTCGTtaataaaaaggtaaaataagaaaaagttACATGGAAACTATtaacaattattttaaaatgagtAGGGTGGAAGTTCAAATATTGACTTAAAGTATCAAGTAAACAATTGATTTATTGTAAGaaattttatttaacattattaatatttaattgtttttaccGACCTAAATATGTAACTTGTTCTTTCGATTATGCACGTTTATGCTTTGAATTTCATCAATTTCTCCGAACTTCTCTATGCATTTATGATCATGACCATGTATGAAGTTCGATATTACATCATCAGCACATAATTTGTCCATCGAAACAGCCAAACCATCAAGACATTATTTGTGTATCAGTTGTTACGAACTCTTCCTgaaatgataaaagaaaatgCATTCATatggtaaaaaaaataacaaacaaaaatcaattCGAACTTGATAGCTTCGTTATAAATCCTTcctcaaatgattaaaaaaaaaatacattcatatgttaaaaaaaataacaaacaaaaATCGATTCAGAAAATCATATTCACATTGGCTTAAAGTGATTGGaagttaagaaaaaaaaacgtaCAACATAAGACaaatgaatatgtatgattaataatgtggattactaaacctagctaccatttcccacccctagccccgtgaaaagaCGAAATTGCCCTTTCAACAAATTCACTCATCTTCTCAAATTTTCAAATCCTCtcgaaaatacaaaaaacacaaactctctaaaatctaatccggactaatttggtAAAGAAAAAACATGGGAAATGACTAATGATACGTAATTTTGTTcaaaatatgttttatttacgatTGTTGTAAGTAAAATcgaatgattttttaaaaatcaactTTTCGGTGTCAGGGCATGTGAAGAATATGCCTCCACCACACTCatccttcttctctttttctatcGTCGGTGTTCATCTCCGTCATTTCAGTCCACTGCTCTCCTCCTCATACGACTTTTCTTCTCTCAACAAGTTTGAGACTTACCGTGTATCTACTTTCTATAAGTGATAATAGATCTTTCGTATTCTCTGAGTAAAAGTtgttgaatgtatagtttgatatacagagataatatggagatagagagagaagtAATATACACAATAATGTTTGAATCACTTTGAATGGTATTGGCTCtaaggccttgtatttatagtgagacaAATggagtttgtataggaatacaatatgTAAGTATAAGagtattgaaactctacctagctagtaATATAGACAAATTGgaactctaactagataggaatctatttacagGATAAtaggaatattatctctaacacccccctcccccctcaagccgatggcgGGTATGAACAAAGAGTCGAGAGCGGAGCATCGTGAAGCGAGCAGGAGCTAGCGGCTTAGTAAGGATATCTGCAACTTGATCATCAGTCGGAATGAATCGAAAGCTGAGAAATCCATTTTGCACtagttcacgaacaaaatgataatcaAGCTCTATGTGCTTCGCACGAGCATGGAATACTGGATTTGAAGTGAGATGTTATCACACCACAATTGAACCAGAGTGGGTAGAGAGAAGCCCAGATCCAAGAGAAGTGATTTAAACCAGAGAAGCTCTGCCGTGGCATTGGCTACTGCCTTGTATTCACTCTCGGTGGAGGATTGAGCTATTGTTGGTTGTTTGTGAGTCTGCCATGATACAATGCTGGATCCAAGGTAGACACAAAATGCACCCGTAGATCTTCTatcatcaggacaccctccccaatcactatctgagTAGCAATGAATGTGATCCAGTGGTTTGATGGACATGACTATCCCAAAGTCAGATGTGCCTTGAATGTAACGCAGGACCCTCTTCACTCCTTTCAATGTTCATCAGTTGGACAGTGCAGAAATTGGCATAGTTTGTTAAccgcaaatgcaatgtcaggacgagtgaatGTTAAATATTGAAGTGCTCCCACAATGCTTCTGTATTCATCTCCGGAGGACAAGCTGATGCCAAGATCTTTGGAAAGTGTTGGTGTGGTAGCCATAGGAGTTGATGTTGGTTTCAAGTCAATCATGTTTACTCTGTCGAAgatgtcagccacatacttggcCTGACATAAGTGAATGCCATCTTTCTCATATCTTATCTCGATTCCTAGAAAGTATTCTGCTTTACCAAGGTTACAAATGGGAAACTCTTGTTCAATGGCTGCAATTGTGTTAGTGATGTGTGTAGGATTATTACCTGTGATGaggatgtcatcaacatagcacAAAAGGTAAGTCTTTTCAGTTTCGGTGCGTCTGATGAAAAGAGAGTTGTCAGCCTGTGACATCTTGTACCCAAGTGAGAGTAGGAATGTTCGAAGCCGTGTGAACCATtctcgtggtgcttgctttaacCCATAGAGACTCTTTTTGAGAAGACATACATGATCTGGTATGTCACTATCTCGGAACCCTTGTggttgttccatatagattGTCTCGGATAAGTTTCCATGGAGAAACACATTAGAGACGTCAAGTTGATTGATGAACCAGTTATTTGCTGCTGCAATGGCAAAGACAGAACGAATAGTCGTAGCTTTGATCACAGGACTGAATGTCCCTTTGTAGTCAATACCAGCTTTCTGAGTGAATCCCTGTGCTACTAGTCGAGCTTTGTATCGATTAATGGTTCCATCTGACTTCTTCTTTGTGCGAAAGAGCCACCTGGAGGTGATTACATGTTGATCATGTGGTCGTGGAACAAGTTGACAGGTGCCATTGTCAATAAGAGCTTGAATCTCGTCAGACATTGTCATGCGCCATTCGGGTTGTTTGTTGGCTTTGCTAAAACACGTGGGGTCCACTGTGCCATTTGGATGTGTAGCTAGAAGTCCCTCAAAACGCCCTCTCGAATGAAGAGACGACTGTCGAAGTTGCATATAATGTTGACGTCGACCAATCATGGATGCAGTGCGAGACCGGGGTCTTGTAGTAGGAACAAGAGCAGGTGGTCAGCTTCATGAGGAGGAGACTGTGTTTGTGGCATGATGTGTTGTTCATGAGGTGTTGTAGTTGCTGCATCTGGTATGGCAGGTGTGTCATTGTCAAAGGAATCAACCGCTGTAGCAGAATTGTTATGAGGAACTAGTGTTGATGCAGTTGCGATGACTGGTGACAGAATTTGACGTGGATCAATGTTTGTTACTTCAGAGTCAGAGGGAGCTTTTGGGGTACTAGGATTAGGCCCAGAGTGGACAGGTGTGGTTGGTTGGGAACAAGGAACCAAATGTGAAGGAGATAATATAGGATTGGgaatagagaaattacctggaTACGGGCCGAGTAGTGACGGGAGTTGAGATGATGTGCTTACCCCCGAGTTGCTAGATGAAGATGGTGATGCAGTGGCTGTTGAAGCAGGAAACACATCTTCACTATGTTGAACAAATTTACAGATGTATATATGTCTGGTGGCATACTCAAGACAGATATCCCTAGAGTGATTCTCCGATGGACCAAGGTAGACACACAACTTAGAACGAAAATCAAATTTATGCTGATTGTATGGGCGAAGGAGAGGATAGATGCCACTTTCAAAGATACACAATGCCTTATAGGCAGGTTGTTTCTTATAAAACAGGAAATAAGGAGATTTGTTTTTGAGAACTTTGGTGGGTAGATATATAGTTGATTAGCCTAATGCTGTGAATTATGGCATAGTTTCGGAATTTTAGAGGCAAAGATGCATTGGCTAACAGAGTAAAGCAAGTATCAACaacatgtctaatttt is drawn from Euphorbia lathyris chromosome 9, ddEupLath1.1, whole genome shotgun sequence and contains these coding sequences:
- the LOC136205539 gene encoding CBL-interacting protein kinase 2-like translates to METKGHVLMQKYEIGKLLGQGTFARVHHARDLRNGRSVAIKIIDKEKVFKVGMIEQIKREISVMRLIRHPNVVELYEVLATKTRIYFVMEYVKGGELFNKVAKGKLREDVARKYFQQLISAVDYCHSRGVCHRDLKPENLLLDENGNLKVSDFGLSSLAECKRQDGLLHTTCGTPAYVAPEVIIRKGYDGSKADIWSCGVILFVLMAGYLPFHDTNLMEMYKKIGKAEFKFPNWFPPEVRKLLSKILDPNPKKRISMAKIMENYWFCKGLESRPLVVEMETKEPAPLVGCDAIFNENESSCTLTESKQEVVKPCNLNAFDIISYSSGFDLSGLFEEKYKKKEVRFTANKPVAVIISKLEEIAKGLRLKIKKRDGGLLKMEGTKAGRKGVLGVDAEIFEITPVFHLVEMKKSSGDTMEYEKVLKEEIRPGLKDVVWSWQGEQQQQQQVEPEPEQEQEQPEPQPSHPYALNVIP